One Acidobacteriaceae bacterium genomic region harbors:
- a CDS encoding alpha-glucuronidase family glycosyl hydrolase gives MRCSSIWLKSVASFALLFAVAGPSARAEDGSAAWLRYAPILNSSVYEFLPDRIMFQVDTPADRAAARELQRGLTSMLGRTFTVVPYDFSYKVRAIRLNRGPKPSETGPEVNAGARGSARFTSDWFVIQKNSLQGGSFLLQTMTPQAELYASFHLLEEVASEQPIRDFEIEKASAPIRWVDEWDNLNGTIERGYAGPSIFFENGHVRQDLTRAGEYARLLASIGINGCNVNNVNADLDLLTTEHLKEFARIADVFRPWGVKLALSIDLTSPQTVGGLDTFDPLDPKVIAWWQKKVEEIYTLIPDFGGFTVKADSEGRKGPSQYGRSPADAANVLARALAPHHGVVLYRGFVYNNHLDWHDLKADRARAGVDNFASLDGKFDENVIIQIKEGPIDFQAREPVSPLFAALRHTPEAIELQTTQEYTGQQRHMVWLPSMWRWVLDTDMRVDGKPSPVKDIITGKTFNQPTGGFVSVVNVGMEPNWLHHPMAMANLYGYGKLAWNPDEPLEKIIDTWTRLTWGNDPQVDRTIDAMQMKSWHVYESYTGPNGMGTLTNILGYHFGPGIESAEHNGWGQWFRGEKEGIGMDRTVATGTGYIGQYPKELADKYESLATCPDDLLLFFHHVPYDYKLHSGKTLVQSIYDSHYEGALAAAEYVQQWESLKGKIDDERYEKTDALFGYQAGHAIVWRDAIDNWFQRISGIDDAQGRVGHHPNRIEAEDMKAVGYQTVDVTPWETASGGKAVVCHDAGGCTLTTTLQKPAGTYDIAVQYFDIWAGVSTYTLSVNGLEVATWKADDKLPPAQPDPHLDGQTSTRRTIRSVTLKPGDVLELRGVPDVRLILFHGAQAAGLAGPSQGLRMQPNLQEYAPVDYIEIGPDGPITPQ, from the coding sequence ATGCGGTGCTCGAGTATCTGGTTGAAGAGCGTTGCGAGCTTCGCTCTTTTGTTTGCTGTTGCTGGCCCAAGTGCGAGAGCGGAAGACGGTTCTGCTGCATGGCTGCGCTATGCACCGATCTTGAATTCCAGCGTATATGAGTTTCTTCCTGATCGCATCATGTTCCAGGTAGATACTCCTGCCGACCGTGCGGCGGCGCGAGAGTTGCAGCGTGGACTCACATCAATGTTGGGACGAACGTTCACAGTTGTTCCATACGATTTCAGCTACAAGGTTCGTGCCATTCGCCTCAACCGGGGACCCAAACCCTCGGAGACTGGCCCCGAGGTCAACGCTGGAGCGAGAGGATCTGCACGTTTCACCTCAGATTGGTTTGTTATCCAGAAGAATAGTCTGCAGGGCGGATCGTTCCTGCTGCAGACAATGACGCCTCAAGCTGAACTCTATGCATCCTTCCATTTGCTCGAAGAAGTAGCCTCAGAACAACCGATTCGCGATTTTGAGATTGAGAAAGCTTCTGCGCCGATTCGTTGGGTCGATGAATGGGACAACCTGAACGGTACCATCGAGCGCGGTTACGCCGGCCCATCCATCTTCTTCGAGAACGGGCATGTTCGCCAGGACCTGACGCGTGCTGGAGAGTACGCGCGGCTGCTCGCGTCTATCGGCATCAATGGATGCAACGTTAACAACGTGAATGCAGACCTCGATCTGCTGACGACGGAGCACCTCAAGGAGTTCGCGCGCATCGCAGACGTGTTTCGCCCCTGGGGTGTGAAGCTCGCGCTCTCGATCGATCTCACGAGTCCGCAGACCGTCGGAGGATTGGATACGTTTGATCCGCTCGACCCAAAAGTGATCGCGTGGTGGCAGAAGAAGGTCGAGGAGATCTACACGCTTATTCCCGATTTCGGCGGCTTCACTGTGAAGGCCGATTCGGAAGGACGCAAAGGGCCATCGCAGTATGGCCGTTCACCCGCTGACGCAGCGAACGTGTTAGCCCGTGCTCTTGCGCCACATCACGGTGTGGTGCTGTATCGCGGCTTCGTCTACAACAATCATCTCGACTGGCACGATCTGAAGGCAGACCGCGCACGCGCCGGCGTCGACAACTTCGCCTCTCTCGACGGAAAGTTCGACGAGAACGTCATCATTCAGATCAAGGAAGGTCCAATCGACTTCCAGGCGCGTGAACCCGTTTCGCCGCTGTTCGCAGCGTTACGTCATACGCCGGAAGCAATCGAACTGCAGACGACTCAGGAGTACACGGGACAGCAGCGGCACATGGTTTGGCTGCCGAGCATGTGGAGGTGGGTGCTCGACACCGACATGCGCGTCGACGGAAAGCCCTCACCGGTTAAAGACATCATTACTGGCAAGACATTCAACCAGCCAACTGGCGGATTCGTCAGCGTCGTGAACGTCGGGATGGAACCGAACTGGCTGCATCATCCAATGGCGATGGCGAACCTCTACGGTTACGGCAAGCTCGCGTGGAATCCTGATGAGCCGCTCGAGAAGATCATCGACACCTGGACGCGACTGACGTGGGGCAACGATCCGCAGGTGGATCGTACGATCGATGCGATGCAGATGAAGAGCTGGCATGTATACGAGAGCTACACGGGGCCGAACGGCATGGGCACGCTGACGAACATTCTCGGCTATCACTTCGGTCCGGGCATCGAAAGCGCGGAGCACAACGGATGGGGACAGTGGTTCCGCGGCGAAAAGGAGGGCATCGGCATGGACCGTACCGTCGCGACGGGAACGGGCTACATCGGCCAGTATCCAAAGGAACTCGCCGACAAGTATGAGTCGCTCGCAACCTGTCCTGACGATCTGCTGCTGTTCTTCCATCACGTGCCGTATGACTACAAGCTGCACTCCGGCAAGACGCTCGTGCAGAGCATCTACGACTCGCACTACGAAGGCGCGCTTGCCGCAGCAGAGTATGTGCAGCAGTGGGAGTCGCTCAAGGGCAAGATCGACGATGAGCGATACGAGAAAACAGATGCACTATTCGGGTACCAGGCAGGTCACGCGATCGTGTGGCGGGATGCGATCGATAACTGGTTTCAGCGCATCTCTGGCATCGACGATGCGCAAGGTCGCGTTGGCCATCATCCAAATCGCATCGAAGCTGAGGACATGAAGGCTGTTGGATACCAGACGGTCGATGTGACGCCTTGGGAGACAGCTTCGGGTGGCAAGGCCGTCGTCTGCCACGACGCTGGCGGATGCACGCTCACGACAACGCTTCAGAAGCCAGCGGGAACGTACGATATTGCGGTGCAGTACTTCGATATCTGGGCCGGAGTTTCGACTTACACTCTCAGCGTGAATGGATTAGAGGTCGCGACGTGGAAAGCGGATGACAAACTTCCGCCTGCTCAACCCGATCCTCATCTTGATGGACAGACGAGCACGCGACGCACGATTCGCAGTGTGACGCTGAAGCCTGGTGATGTACTGGAGCTGCGCGGTGTTCCGGATGTGCGGCTGATCCTGTTTCATGGAGCTCAGGCCGCAGGGCTAGCAGGTCCCTCTCAAGGGCTGCGTATGCAGCCTAACCTGCAGGAGTATGCTCCGGTCGACTACATCGAGATTGGACCGGATGGACCGATCACTCCACAGTAA
- a CDS encoding uroporphyrinogen-III synthase, with translation MPHASFDGLRVLSLESRRAREVEKLIRTYNGDPLVVPAMREVPLESNTACLDFGRDLLAGQFDLVLFLTGVGVRNVISILETKFDREAILSALRKVQIACRGVKPQAALREINIAADAVSPEPATWREVVSTLDATYGDRLRDMRIAVQEYGASNPELLSELVQRCSSLTKVPVYQWGLPLDLGPLRECVRSLIDGTLDVVLFMTAVQVIHLFQVADDMGLADDLRRSLNSTVVVSVGPATTEELLHYGIRPDFEPSHPRMGFLVNEAAQYARKLLAAKRTPVPPADVAQPVEAPPEPPAPTITRAPARDHGIQQVAPSTATMAGFRDGLAPFDVLHEISSSIASSDPLHVVLQRIVTFVTAVIPCDSCFLYTLEVDKLILRASKNPHTEEVDHLRISVGQGVTGWVAEHRETVAISERASEDPRFKAFVNLPEDRFEAMLCAPVICANRVVGVLNLQHRDPYVHTELQRRVVATIGILVGAEIERARLETENSELTNRLETRKTVDRAKGILQRDLSISEDEAYRTMQRESRQRRKSMREIAEAILLSDNLRREGPPQA, from the coding sequence ATGCCTCACGCCAGCTTTGACGGACTCCGTGTCCTCTCGCTCGAGTCCCGCCGTGCCCGCGAGGTCGAAAAGCTCATACGCACTTATAACGGCGATCCCCTCGTCGTTCCCGCGATGCGTGAGGTTCCGCTCGAGTCCAACACAGCCTGCCTGGACTTCGGCCGCGACTTGCTCGCCGGCCAGTTCGATCTGGTCCTCTTCCTCACCGGCGTCGGCGTTCGTAACGTCATAAGCATCCTCGAGACAAAGTTCGATCGTGAAGCCATCCTCTCCGCACTCCGCAAGGTTCAAATCGCTTGCCGTGGCGTAAAGCCGCAGGCCGCCCTCCGCGAAATCAATATTGCTGCGGATGCTGTCTCCCCCGAACCGGCCACGTGGCGTGAGGTCGTCTCAACCCTTGACGCGACTTACGGCGACCGCCTGCGCGACATGCGCATTGCCGTTCAGGAGTACGGCGCCAGCAATCCCGAGCTCCTCTCCGAGCTGGTCCAGCGCTGCTCCTCGCTCACCAAGGTCCCGGTATACCAGTGGGGCCTTCCGCTGGACCTCGGCCCCTTGCGTGAATGCGTTCGCTCGCTGATCGACGGCACCTTAGACGTCGTTCTCTTCATGACCGCCGTCCAGGTCATCCATCTCTTCCAGGTGGCCGATGACATGGGCCTCGCCGACGATCTCCGCCGCTCCCTCAACTCTACCGTCGTCGTTTCCGTCGGCCCTGCGACGACCGAAGAGCTCCTCCATTACGGCATCCGGCCCGATTTCGAACCATCACATCCACGCATGGGCTTCCTCGTTAATGAAGCCGCACAGTACGCGCGCAAGCTCCTCGCCGCCAAGCGCACGCCCGTGCCCCCAGCTGACGTCGCGCAACCCGTTGAAGCTCCGCCCGAACCGCCCGCCCCCACAATCACTCGCGCGCCCGCACGTGACCACGGCATCCAGCAGGTCGCTCCATCGACTGCAACCATGGCGGGCTTTCGCGACGGTCTCGCACCGTTCGACGTCCTACACGAGATCAGCTCGAGCATCGCCTCTTCGGATCCGCTTCACGTCGTCCTTCAGCGAATCGTCACCTTCGTGACCGCCGTCATCCCCTGCGATTCCTGCTTTCTCTACACCCTTGAAGTCGACAAGCTTATCCTCCGCGCCTCCAAGAACCCGCACACCGAAGAGGTAGATCACCTGCGCATCTCCGTCGGCCAGGGCGTTACCGGTTGGGTAGCCGAACACCGCGAGACCGTCGCCATCTCGGAGCGCGCCAGCGAAGACCCCCGCTTCAAAGCCTTCGTGAACCTGCCCGAAGATCGTTTCGAGGCCATGCTCTGCGCTCCCGTAATCTGCGCAAATCGCGTTGTCGGCGTGCTGAACCTTCAGCACCGCGATCCCTACGTCCACACCGAGCTGCAGCGCCGGGTCGTCGCGACCATCGGCATCCTCGTCGGCGCAGAGATCGAGCGCGCTCGCCTCGAGACTGAAAACTCCGAACTTACCAACCGCCTCGAGACTCGAAAGACTGTCGATCGCGCGAAGGGAATTCTTCAGCGCGATCTCAGTATTTCCGAGGACGAGGCATACCGCACCATGCAGCGCGAAAGCCGCCAGCGCCGCAAGTCCATGCGCGAGATCGCCGAAGCCATCCTGCTCTCCGATAACCTCCGCCGCGAGGGACCTCCGCAAGCCTGA
- the manD gene encoding D-mannonate dehydratase ManD, with product MKITAARLIVCSPDRNFVTLKIETDEGIHGLGDATLNGRELAVAAYLEEHVIPCLIGRDPSQIEDIWQYLYRGAYWRRGPVTMSAIAAVDVALWDIKGKALNTPVYNLLGGASRQGCLVYTHANGADIAEAIDSVQKHMSEGYLAVRAQAGVPGVASSYGVPKGGKPYEPAERGLPSESVWSTERYLNFAPKLFEELRKTVGEDVHLLHDVHHRLTPIEAARLGKALDPFHLFWMEDPTPAENQECFALIRQHTTTPIATGEVFNSGWDCNELISKQLIDYIRMTVVHGGGITHAKKVADFADLYQVRTGYHGATDLSPVTMAAALHVGLAIHNFGIQEHMHHSKLTDEVFPHAYRFEAGYMHPGDKPGLGVEIDEALAAKYPYQRAYLPIARKLDGTLTDW from the coding sequence ATGAAGATTACTGCTGCAAGATTGATTGTCTGCTCACCCGATCGCAATTTTGTGACGCTGAAGATCGAGACTGATGAAGGCATTCACGGGCTCGGTGACGCGACGCTGAATGGGCGCGAGCTGGCGGTGGCGGCGTACCTCGAGGAGCATGTGATTCCCTGCTTGATCGGGCGCGATCCGTCACAGATCGAGGACATCTGGCAGTACCTGTATCGCGGGGCGTACTGGCGGCGGGGGCCGGTGACGATGTCGGCGATCGCCGCGGTGGATGTGGCGCTGTGGGACATCAAGGGCAAGGCCCTGAACACGCCGGTGTACAACCTGCTCGGCGGAGCGTCGCGGCAAGGATGTCTTGTGTACACGCATGCGAATGGAGCGGACATTGCTGAAGCGATCGACTCGGTACAGAAACACATGAGCGAGGGATACCTGGCGGTGCGCGCGCAGGCTGGCGTCCCTGGTGTTGCCTCAAGCTACGGTGTGCCGAAGGGCGGTAAGCCGTATGAGCCGGCGGAACGTGGGTTGCCGAGCGAGAGTGTGTGGTCGACCGAGCGGTACCTGAACTTCGCTCCGAAGCTGTTTGAGGAGCTGCGCAAAACAGTCGGCGAGGATGTGCATCTGTTGCATGACGTGCATCACCGGCTGACGCCGATTGAGGCGGCGCGGCTGGGCAAGGCGCTGGATCCGTTTCACCTGTTCTGGATGGAGGATCCGACGCCGGCGGAGAATCAGGAGTGCTTTGCGCTGATACGGCAGCACACGACGACGCCGATTGCGACAGGCGAGGTTTTCAATTCAGGGTGGGATTGCAATGAGCTAATTTCGAAACAGCTCATCGATTACATCCGGATGACTGTGGTGCACGGGGGCGGGATTACGCATGCCAAGAAGGTGGCGGACTTCGCGGACCTGTACCAGGTGCGTACGGGGTACCACGGGGCCACGGACCTGAGCCCGGTGACGATGGCGGCGGCGTTACATGTCGGCCTGGCGATCCATAACTTCGGGATACAGGAGCACATGCACCACTCGAAGCTGACGGATGAGGTGTTTCCGCATGCCTACCGGTTCGAGGCGGGGTACATGCATCCGGGGGATAAGCCGGGGCTGGGGGTGGAGATTGATGAGGCGCTGGCAGCAAAATATCCGTACCAGAGGGCGTATCTGCCGATCGCCAGGAAGCTGGATGGGACGCTGACGGACTGGTAG
- a CDS encoding glycoside hydrolase family 3 C-terminal domain-containing protein, translating into MQLAQLRRGLLALAVSLASTLTISRAQQTKPLPYMDPSLPKEQRAADLVGRMTLEEKISEMSNSSAAIPRLGVPAYDWWNEGLHGVARSGYATMFPQAIGMAATWDAPLIHQIGDVISTEARAKNNEALRNNIHSIYFGLTFWSPNINIFRDPRWGRGQETYGEDPFLTATLGKNFVEGLQGTNPNYFKVIATPKHFAVHSGPESERHRFDVTPSPHDLWDTYMPAFRATIVDAHAYSTMCAYNAIYGQPACGSDLLMQTILRGYWNFQGFVTSDCGAVDDFYEKTAHHTSPDKAHADADALHHGTDTECGRSYATGLADAVKDHLISEADIDISLRRLFLARMKLGLFDPPSMVPYDSIPFSEVNSPAHHALALEASEKAMVLLKNDGILPLAPAKFKTIAVIGPNAASLSALEGNYNAVPKNPAMPIDALRTEFAGAKVIYAQGAPYADGMAMPVPRTMLRPSLDSHEEGLKAEYFANGKVEGTPVATRIDHAIDFDWNSAAPVPEVKQDHFGVRWTGFITPLAPGKQEFSMRLAHCYPCGDREHFDVKIDGNDVSTHATEGTEFRESTTPRFSFDFADTKPHAIEVTYTHNAPLFGAGISLEYFPGPGLLQQAAGDAAKNADLVIAMVGLSPELEGEEMKIQIPGFSGGDRTDIKLPDSQLQMLEQVAATGKPLVVVLLNGSALAVNWAQDHANAILEAWYPGEAGGRAIAETLGGRNNPSGRLPLTFYTSLDELPPFTDYSMKNRTYRYFTGKPLYDFGYGLSYTKFAYSHVKLSETTVHAGDTLTVEADVKNTGARAGDEVAELYLIPPHDGNGGLSPNLQLESFERVHLAPGATKHVVFKLSPRELSEVDDKGVRSVQPGSYKLSVGGSQPDDPRASSKPETADFTIVGTQELLH; encoded by the coding sequence ATGCAGCTTGCTCAACTTCGGCGCGGCCTGTTGGCTCTTGCAGTTTCACTCGCGAGCACTCTGACCATTTCACGGGCGCAACAAACGAAGCCATTGCCCTACATGGATCCGTCGCTGCCGAAGGAGCAGCGTGCCGCTGACCTCGTCGGCCGCATGACACTCGAAGAAAAAATTTCCGAAATGTCGAACAGTTCCGCCGCGATCCCGCGCCTCGGCGTCCCCGCGTACGACTGGTGGAACGAGGGCCTTCACGGGGTCGCTCGCTCCGGCTACGCGACGATGTTTCCGCAAGCCATCGGCATGGCCGCCACATGGGACGCTCCGCTCATCCACCAGATCGGCGACGTCATCTCCACCGAAGCACGCGCCAAGAATAACGAAGCCCTGCGCAACAACATCCACTCCATCTACTTCGGCCTCACCTTCTGGTCACCCAACATCAACATCTTTCGCGACCCGCGCTGGGGCCGCGGCCAGGAGACCTACGGCGAGGACCCATTCCTCACCGCCACGCTCGGCAAGAACTTCGTCGAAGGCCTGCAAGGCACGAACCCCAATTACTTCAAAGTCATCGCCACACCCAAGCACTTCGCCGTGCACTCCGGCCCCGAGAGCGAGCGCCATCGCTTCGACGTCACGCCCAGTCCACACGATCTCTGGGACACCTACATGCCCGCGTTCCGCGCCACCATCGTCGACGCGCATGCCTACTCGACGATGTGCGCCTACAACGCCATCTACGGCCAGCCCGCCTGCGGCAGCGACCTCCTCATGCAGACAATCCTCCGCGGCTACTGGAACTTCCAGGGCTTCGTCACCTCCGACTGCGGCGCCGTTGACGACTTCTACGAGAAGACCGCGCACCACACCTCACCCGACAAAGCGCACGCCGACGCTGACGCGCTTCATCACGGCACCGACACCGAGTGCGGCCGCTCCTATGCCACCGGCCTTGCAGACGCCGTCAAAGATCACCTCATTAGCGAAGCCGATATCGACATCTCACTCCGGCGTCTCTTCCTCGCGCGCATGAAGCTCGGCCTTTTCGACCCACCATCAATGGTGCCTTACGATTCAATCCCCTTCTCCGAAGTCAACTCGCCTGCGCACCACGCACTCGCGCTCGAAGCTTCCGAGAAAGCGATGGTGCTGCTCAAGAACGACGGCATCCTCCCGCTCGCACCCGCGAAGTTCAAGACCATCGCCGTCATCGGCCCGAACGCCGCTTCCCTTTCCGCGCTCGAAGGCAACTACAACGCCGTGCCGAAGAATCCTGCAATGCCGATCGACGCACTGCGCACCGAGTTCGCGGGAGCGAAGGTCATCTACGCACAAGGCGCGCCCTACGCCGACGGCATGGCGATGCCCGTCCCGCGTACCATGCTGCGTCCATCGCTTGATTCCCACGAAGAGGGCCTCAAAGCCGAGTACTTCGCCAACGGCAAGGTCGAAGGCACGCCGGTGGCTACGCGCATCGATCATGCAATCGACTTCGACTGGAACTCCGCCGCTCCTGTTCCCGAGGTGAAGCAGGACCACTTCGGCGTTCGTTGGACCGGCTTCATCACTCCGCTCGCGCCGGGCAAGCAGGAGTTCAGCATGCGCCTCGCCCACTGCTATCCGTGCGGCGACCGCGAGCACTTCGATGTGAAGATCGACGGCAATGACGTCAGCACCCACGCTACCGAAGGCACGGAGTTCCGCGAGAGCACAACGCCGCGTTTCTCCTTCGACTTCGCTGACACCAAGCCTCACGCCATCGAGGTTACCTACACCCACAACGCTCCGCTCTTCGGCGCCGGCATCTCGCTCGAGTACTTCCCCGGACCCGGTCTTCTGCAGCAGGCCGCAGGCGACGCCGCGAAGAACGCCGACCTCGTCATCGCCATGGTCGGTCTCTCGCCCGAGCTAGAAGGCGAAGAGATGAAGATCCAGATTCCCGGCTTCTCCGGCGGCGACCGCACGGACATCAAGCTGCCTGACTCGCAACTGCAGATGCTGGAACAAGTCGCTGCAACCGGCAAGCCGCTCGTCGTCGTTCTGCTCAACGGCTCCGCACTCGCGGTCAACTGGGCGCAGGACCACGCCAACGCGATCCTCGAAGCCTGGTATCCAGGCGAAGCCGGCGGCCGCGCGATCGCCGAGACACTCGGCGGCAGGAACAATCCATCCGGCCGTCTGCCACTAACCTTCTACACCTCACTCGATGAGCTTCCACCGTTCACCGACTACTCGATGAAGAACCGCACCTACCGTTACTTCACCGGCAAGCCGCTCTACGACTTCGGTTACGGCCTCAGCTACACAAAATTCGCCTATTCGCACGTGAAGCTCTCCGAGACAACCGTCCACGCAGGCGACACGCTAACCGTCGAAGCCGACGTTAAGAACACCGGCGCGCGTGCAGGCGATGAAGTCGCCGAGCTTTACCTGATTCCTCCGCACGACGGCAACGGCGGCCTTTCACCGAACCTTCAGCTCGAAAGCTTCGAGCGCGTTCATCTCGCTCCCGGCGCAACAAAGCACGTCGTCTTCAAACTCTCTCCGCGCGAGCTCAGCGAAGTCGACGATAAGGGCGTCCGCAGCGTGCAGCCCGGCAGCTACAAGCTCTCCGTCGGCGGCTCACAGCCCGACGATCCCCGCGCTTCCTCCAAACCAGAAACAGCAGACTTCACCATCGTCGGCACGCAGGAACTGCTGCACTAA
- a CDS encoding SDR family oxidoreductase yields the protein MFDLHGKRAVVLGGTSGIGYAIALALAQAGADVVASSRRLDAVERTARAIEQTGVRTSRIASDVADRASLQQLCDRVERELGPVSILFNCAGITQRIPTLDCSEQLWNEIMDINLTGTFRACQIFGRGMVERGYGRIINIASLATFVAFMEVAPYGASKAAVGALTKSLAVEWAQNGVTVNAIAPGIFPTALNSSIIDSPRGQELLMRTPMRRFGKVEELTGTAVFLASDEASFVTGEIIAVDGGFLASGVNQ from the coding sequence ATGTTTGACCTTCACGGAAAGCGCGCCGTCGTTCTCGGCGGGACGTCTGGAATTGGCTATGCCATCGCGCTTGCCCTCGCACAAGCCGGCGCCGATGTGGTCGCCTCTTCACGTCGGCTCGACGCCGTCGAGCGGACTGCCCGCGCAATCGAACAGACCGGCGTCCGCACATCGCGAATCGCATCCGACGTAGCCGACCGCGCCTCGCTCCAACAACTCTGCGATCGTGTCGAACGCGAGCTGGGTCCCGTTTCCATCCTCTTTAATTGCGCGGGCATCACCCAGCGCATCCCTACGCTGGATTGCAGTGAACAGCTTTGGAACGAGATCATGGATATCAATCTCACCGGCACATTTCGCGCCTGCCAGATCTTCGGCCGCGGCATGGTTGAGCGCGGCTATGGTCGCATCATCAACATCGCTTCCCTCGCCACGTTCGTCGCATTCATGGAGGTCGCTCCCTACGGTGCGAGCAAAGCGGCGGTCGGCGCTCTGACCAAATCGCTTGCGGTGGAGTGGGCGCAGAACGGCGTAACCGTAAACGCCATCGCGCCGGGCATCTTCCCGACTGCGCTCAACAGCTCCATCATCGACTCGCCGCGCGGACAGGAGCTGCTGATGCGCACGCCCATGCGCCGCTTTGGAAAAGTGGAAGAGCTCACCGGGACCGCAGTCTTTCTCGCCTCCGACGAGGCAAGCTTTGTGACTGGCGAAATCATCGCCGTTGATGGCGGGTTCCTGGCAAGCGGAGTCAATCAGTGA
- a CDS encoding ROK family transcriptional regulator has product MKETVRNSNDGQGSRRIDLAYVKLASSEMARDINRDIVLELIRANQPVGRAELARLSGLQPSTVSAIVEQLLEESWITEGAAAKRPRGRRPTMLTLNPELVTLVADLRPGQAILAVVDLNGRFLSRESIPLASDAERATIKMAEALEALRKQHPDKRVEGVGISVPGRVNPDTQRIILAPNLHWSDFDLKKTLTERLNLQVELDNAANACLLSELWFGRMDGVRNAVLITVSEGVGSAILANGQILAGRSGLAGEFGHIPIDPNGPVCGCGQRGCWETFASSKAALRYYQELEPDQPATRIQDLLKFGEEGNPKALAALERQARALGRGLRLVTAALSPEVVLVIGDITSSWARIAPFVEEELAATMLAGPPPRLAAASDGELARLRGAAALVLQRHSGYYRSTHGSRERPRNTVHA; this is encoded by the coding sequence GTGAAAGAAACCGTACGAAACAGTAACGATGGGCAAGGCAGCCGCCGGATCGACCTCGCCTATGTAAAGCTCGCCTCGAGCGAAATGGCGCGTGACATCAACCGCGACATCGTGCTCGAGCTCATCCGCGCTAACCAACCCGTCGGCCGTGCCGAGCTCGCGCGGCTCTCCGGCCTTCAGCCGAGCACAGTTTCTGCCATCGTCGAGCAACTGCTGGAGGAAAGCTGGATCACCGAAGGCGCCGCCGCCAAGCGCCCGCGCGGACGGCGTCCTACGATGCTCACGCTCAATCCAGAGCTCGTCACGCTCGTCGCCGACTTGCGTCCCGGTCAGGCGATTCTCGCCGTAGTTGATCTCAACGGCCGCTTCCTCTCGCGTGAATCCATTCCGCTCGCCTCCGACGCCGAACGCGCCACAATCAAAATGGCTGAAGCGCTCGAGGCGCTGCGCAAGCAGCACCCGGACAAGCGTGTTGAGGGCGTGGGCATCAGCGTTCCGGGCCGCGTCAACCCGGACACACAACGCATCATCCTTGCGCCCAACCTGCACTGGTCCGACTTCGACCTGAAGAAAACCCTCACCGAACGACTCAACCTTCAAGTCGAGCTCGACAACGCCGCCAATGCCTGTCTGCTCAGCGAACTCTGGTTCGGCCGCATGGACGGCGTTCGCAACGCCGTGCTGATCACCGTCTCCGAAGGTGTCGGTTCGGCGATCCTCGCCAACGGCCAGATTCTCGCCGGCCGCAGCGGCCTCGCCGGGGAGTTCGGTCATATCCCGATCGACCCGAACGGTCCAGTCTGCGGCTGTGGGCAGCGCGGCTGCTGGGAGACATTCGCCTCCAGCAAAGCCGCACTCCGTTACTACCAGGAACTCGAACCTGATCAACCCGCCACGCGCATCCAGGACCTCCTGAAATTCGGCGAAGAGGGCAATCCCAAGGCGCTTGCTGCACTCGAACGTCAGGCGCGCGCTCTCGGCCGCGGCCTGCGCCTCGTCACCGCCGCTCTTTCCCCCGAGGTCGTGCTCGTCATCGGAGACATCACCTCCTCATGGGCGCGTATCGCTCCGTTCGTCGAAGAAGAGCTGGCTGCCACCATGCTCGCCGGCCCACCCCCGCGCCTCGCCGCAGCATCCGACGGCGAACTCGCTCGTCTACGCGGTGCCGCCGCCCTCGTCCTGCAGCGCCACTCCGGCTATTACCGCTCCACCCACGGCAGCCGCGAGCGGCCGCGAAACACAGTACACGCCTAG